Proteins encoded within one genomic window of Aquarana catesbeiana isolate 2022-GZ linkage group LG03, ASM4218655v1, whole genome shotgun sequence:
- the LOC141134253 gene encoding olfactory receptor 5G25-like, whose product MYLFITQLSLLDIILSTDILPNFLYIILRDGCTMSLAGCIIQFSFFAHAEVSECFLLTMMSYDRYLAICKPLHYNSIMNQSICIKSVIIIWILSFKITLIDSISLCSLYYCNPNIIHHFFCDYEPILELSCSDTSWIHNQTYVVGFIGIVAPFMLIVISYIYIVLTILKIKSITGRQKAFTTCSSHLTVVCIFYGTLFAVYLFPTKGQLDILNKVLSLFYTLMTPLLNPIIYTFRNKDFKKASEKIKLFF is encoded by the coding sequence ATGTACCTCTTCATCACCCAACTATCATTGCTTGATATAATTCTGTCCACAGATATTCTTCCTAACTTTCTTTATATCATCTTACGTGATGGATGTACCATGTCTCTTGCTGGATGTATCATCCAGTTCTCCTTCTTTGCACATGCTGAAGTCTCAGAGTGTTTTCTACTGACTATGATGTCCTATGACAGGTATTTGGCCATCTGTAAGCCCCTGCATTACAACTCTATAATGAACCAGTCAATTTGCATAAAATCAGTGATTATCATATGGATACTGAGCTTCAAAATTACATTGATTGATTCCATATCTTTGTGCAGTTTATACTACTGTAACCCAAACATCATTCATCACTTCTTCTGTGACTATGAACCTATACTTGAGCTTTCCTGCTCCGATACTTCATGGATCCATAATCAGACCTATGTAGTAGGTTTCATTGGTATCGTAGCACCTTTTATGTTAATTGTTATATCATATATCTATATTGTTTTAACTATCCTCAAAATTAAATCAATTACAGGAAGACAAAAAGCCTTCACCACCTGTAGCTCTCACTTGACCGTAGTGTGCATCTTTTACGGGACTCTATTCGCTGTGTATTTGTTTCCAACAAAAGGACAACTAGATATTCTGAACAAGGTCCTCTCTCTCTTTTACACTCTAATGACTCCATTGCTTAATCCAATCATATACACATTCAGGAACAAGGATTTTAAAAAAGcttctgaaaaaataaaattatttttttaa